The Rhododendron vialii isolate Sample 1 chromosome 3a, ASM3025357v1 nucleotide sequence GAGAACTTGATTGTACTGACAAAggcggtggtggtgttggtggtggaagtggtggtgggatTGGTGGTGGcgttggtggtggaagtggtggtgggatTGGTGGTGGAGGCGGGAGTGaaggtggcagtggtggtggcaTTGGTGGGGGTAGTGGTGGTGGGATTGGTGGCGGGAGTGGGGGTGGCATTGGTGGGGGTGGGGGTATTGGTGGCGGAAGTGGGGGTGGGATTGGTGGTGAACGCCacaagaataaagaaaaaaagcatCATCTTGGATGGGGTGGAACTAGTCATGGAGGAAGTCGCAAGGGAAGAGGTGGTGTCATAGGCAAAGGAATAGGAGGTGGTATTGGCAAAGGAcatggtggtggaggaggttCTAGTGGTGGAATTGGGGGCGGTAGTGGTGCTGGGGGTGGGAACGAAGGTGGAAATGGAAAAGGAATTGGAGGAGTTGGTGGCGGTACAGGTGGCGGAAGTGGTGCCCAAGGTGGAAATGGAAAAGGAATTGGAGGTGGTAGTAGTGCTGGTGGAGGAAATGGCGGTGGTTtgggtggtggaagtggtgctGGTGGAGgcattggtggtggtggggaaaCAGGTGGCAGGGCTAGAGGAGGTATTGGGGGAGGCGTTGGAGAGGGACCCGAAGGAGGAattggtggtggaagtggcggAGGCGGGGGATCTGGAGGGGGCATCGGTAGTGGCGTCGGTGGAGGAGCTGGTAGCGGAGCAGGTGCTGGTTTTGGGGGAGGTGTAGGCAAAGGAaatggtggtggaagtggcggAGGCGGGGGATCTGGAGGGGGCATCGGTAGTGGCGTCAGTGGAGGAGCTGGTAGCGGAGCAGGTGCTGGTTTTGGGGGAGGTGTAGGCAATGGAATTGGTGGTAgcggcggcggtggcggtggaggaggaggtggtggcggcggcagtgGTGGAGGATTTGGAGGAGGTTA carries:
- the LOC131321356 gene encoding glycine-rich cell wall structural protein-like, with translation MSGKCLLMVMWCFLAVGCLGGRKLEEKNGEEVKKPDWFLDGNPDLTGGDGDGGVGGWNGLTFGHSFSFGKGAGFSFSYGNPGVGDTGELDCTDKGGGGVGGGSGGGIGGGVGGGSGGGIGGGGGSEGGSGGGIGGGSGGGIGGGSGGGIGGGGGIGGGSGGGIGGERHKNKEKKHHLGWGGTSHGGSRKGRGGVIGKGIGGGIGKGHGGGGGSSGGIGGGSGAGGGNEGGNGKGIGGVGGGTGGGSGAQGGNGKGIGGGSSAGGGNGGGLGGGSGAGGGIGGGGETGGRARGGIGGGVGEGPEGGIGGGSGGGGGSGGGIGSGVGGGAGSGAGAGFGGGVGKGNGGGSGGGGGSGGGIGSGVSGGAGSGAGAGFGGGVGNGIGGSGGGGGGGGGGGGGSGGGFGGGYGKGFGGGFGSGGGVGSGVGGGGGGGGGGGGGGAGIAGSVEVKKP